From the genome of Lotus japonicus ecotype B-129 chromosome 6, LjGifu_v1.2, one region includes:
- the LOC130722720 gene encoding uncharacterized protein LOC130722720 has protein sequence MAETRDTHIVEIPVDQEHKHHLCSMTTTNMFEAIDDHPLTEISESPGHLLLLKLWQREEDLFAKRIARKETRMDSVKAELFQLCSFFFIFHGFFFTLLFTSWTSEQNHPDQHHSVCKKWWIPSMVSLCTSLVFVFLVQVKVHGYWKVWEQLQRERNDGRAVTRCIQELRMKGASFDLSKEPQSGKRMKSSSVEIKWKPVTWCSHNLLTFCLVYFTGLAFPVSKFVLCGL, from the coding sequence ATGGCGGAAACAAGAGACACCCACATAGTTGAAATCCCTGTGGACCAAGAACACAAGCACCACTTGTGTTCCATGACCACCACCAACATGTTTGAGGCCATTGATGACCACCCTTTAACCGAAATCTCCGAAAGCCCCGGTCACCTCTTGCTCCTGAAGCTATGGCAGAGAGAAGAGGATCTCTTCGCCAAACGCATTGCGCGCAAAGAAACCAGAATGGACTCTGTCAAAGCTGAACTCTTCCAACTCtgttccttcttcttcatcttccatggCTTCTTCTTCACCCTCTTGTTCACTTCCTGGACCAGTGAACAGAACCACCCAGACCAACACCACAGTGTTTGCAAAAAGTGGTGGATTCCTTCCATGGTGTCACTTTGCACTTCGCTTGTGTTTGTGTTTCTGGTTCAGGTGAAGGTGCATGGGTACTGGAAGGTGTGGGAGCAGTTGCAGAGggagaggaatgatggaagggCGGTGACGAGGTGTATTCAGGAGTTGAGGATGAAAGGGGCGAGTTTTGATCTTTCTAAGGAGCCTCAGAGTGGGAAGAGGATGAAGAGCTCAAGTGTTGAGATCAAATGGAAGCCAGTTACTTGGTGTTCTCATAATTTGCTTACTTTTTGTCTTGTTTACTTTACAGGTTTGGCTTTTCCTGTTTCCAAGTTTGTTCTCTGCGGCTTATGA